The Musa acuminata AAA Group cultivar baxijiao unplaced genomic scaffold, Cavendish_Baxijiao_AAA HiC_scaffold_1137, whole genome shotgun sequence genome segment CACATATGTCGTACCGAGCGGGAGCCCATCGACGGGGGGGCCTGCGGCTGCTTCATTTAATTCATTCATGGCCGAGGGCGGTGGAGGggagctgctactgctgctgcttctgGTGGTGCACTGCATGTGCTTGCGTACAAGGACATGTGGTTCAATAAAGACCTGCACcctatcagcttgagctcagaaaAGCTGGCCCCCTTGCCTTTTCTTCCTTTACCAAGAACTCGCTCGGTTTTGGATCATTGCCTGCGACGCAGTGCTGCTGTTTTCTTCTTGTGTCGAACAGTGGAAGAGGATGGTAGACGACCATAGCGTTATCTGTGTCTCAGAGTTTTGTTTCCGAAGCATTATTGAAGGTCAGGTGAATGAGCAACTGCATGTTTTGGGACGCATTAAATCTGTCAGAAATCTCCCCACTAGATTTGGCTGACATCATGTTGTCCTCTTCCTTCCCAATACATGCGCTTCGTCTACTGTAACCAAGAAAggagctcctctctctctctctctcttctccgtcGCAAGTAATGCCTGTTCAAGCAAAAAAAACAGTGGGCTTAAAGGCAGAGTACTCGTTGCCTCTGAGAACAGCTGCCAGGAGCAGAGGTCCTGCGCAGGGTTTCAGATTATTTGGTTGCCACTATCATTGCAGTGAGAAGcagatggagagggggaggacaACGGAGAttaggagagagagagacagagagagagagagaggaggagggacGGTGGGGCCTCGAAAGCCTGCACAAAGTGGcactgctgctgctcctcctcctccctcaaaACCTTGTTTTTTTCCTCCTCATCAATGCCTCTACCATCTCCTCTTggcctttattattatttttttggttgCATGGCCTTGATTGATGACGCGTATGTACCTTCGCTGCCAAAGCTTATGGGATCCTGACTCCCTCAGAGCTGCTTCCCCACTTTCTGGACCAGCGTTAAGCGAAGAAAGAAGAAACTCATCTTTTGGCGTCTGGTTGGGGTTTTCTGAGCTCGGTGAAAAGAGGAAACAGGTTTTGGTGGGTGAAAAAGGGAGAGAAAGTGAAGGAAGACTAAAACAAAAACATCATATTAAACCTTGCACTTGGAGAATGAATCGGCGGAGGAATGATTGTCTTCATGTTCAGCCTCGAAGAAACCTATCCCCTCAATCATAGGACAGGTGAATGGGCATGATAAAAGTGACTCTAATGGAGCTTCTCCTGTCACACTAACTTGGATTTTCCTTTGCTGTTATTGTTTGTTGTTGCTGGAGGTTGGGGGGGAAAAGATGATGATTTGCAAGCCACTTGTTCGACCAAAGGACCCTCATGCTTTTTTAAATCTTCTGCGCTTGTACTGTCAAGCCAGGGAAAACCACACTTCTCTGATCACACCACAGAGAATCCTACTTAATGTAACCATAGCCTTTGGCCATTTGCTCTctaggagagggagggagggcaTGATTCTTCTTTGGCTCTGGGACCCATTGTTTTTGGATTTTGTGCTTGGTGAAAACCCAATTCTCTGATCACTCCACGAACGAAGACCTACCATAAGTGGTCTTGAAAAGGATGGATGCCTGATGAACTCTGTACCCCCATTGTTTTCTTGCTTGTTCTTGAGTAGTGATGAGAGAAGGCCATGTCTTGTAGGCATTCTATAAGGAAATCACCCACTTCCTTTTTTAGGCCGAAGAAGAGCTCTGCTCCTGTGAGCTCGGGAAAACAGTGGGGCGAGATATCAGGCCTGATTTCCTTCTCGGCTCTGGTGCTCCAGCTTTTGCTCAGGGTTCAGGGAAGAGGGGACAACCTATGTCTGTGCTTTTGGTGACTGTTGAGTGAGGTTGGTTCTCATGGTGCTTTAATTGTTTATGCCGTATGAACTCTTATTCTTTGCTTACGAATCTGGGAAAAACCATGTCTTTTGTTCCTTTCATGCACCGACGGATCAAATTTTCTATTAGCTTCTGCGTTGTAGTGTGTTTGACTTCTCTTCTCCTCCACCTTGTTTCGCTTAAACCTTTGTTCGTTTTGACTTCTCGTTGTTCCTTTAAAGCTCTGCTCTCTGTATTGTTTTCTACTTGCATCGTATGAAGTTATAAACCACCACATCTATTACCTTCTTGAAGCAACTACATTTTCTTCATCTCGGATGGTGTCTGTTCTAGGCATGGAGTTGGTTCTACTCTCACTGGAGCAATTGATAATCCAAGAACACACCATTAGATAGACCTACGGATACAGGGATTACTCACTCTGAACCATTAAGCACGACGTTCCTTGCGGCTCCAGTGCTTGTTGGACGCTGGAATGGTCCATTAAATTCTCTTTTTGGCTATTATCTGAGAAACTCTTAACCCTGCCTTCACATTTAGTTCGAATGCATGGTTTCCATCTGAAGAGTGAGTTCAGGTACATGTGTAGATCTGGTACGGCAGGCTTTAGCCCAACAGAGGTTGTACCCGAGTATAGAGCTTAATGTCTTTAGTGTTGTAGTTAACTAGTTCCCTGTATGTTCAGGAGAAACAAACCATGAGCCCTTGTCTGGATCTTAAGGAGATTCTTGAGCAAGGTGATGGCAACCATTTCAGCTAGCCGAAGATTGATGGAATAAATTAAGCTTCTATTTAATTTGTCTTCGTCCAAACCTTGGAGCTTGATCTCCAGGGGATTCAGGAATTTAATACCATTAAAATCAGATTTTCATTTATATTGACTGTTATTAGTTCTTCTTGTCCATGTCGATTTCATTATCGAGTTACAATGACAACTCGCGATGCCCACTCGTTTCGGTCGACAGACTGACTGAATCTACATTGATCTAAATTTTGTTTAGCAATGCTCTTACTGATGGAACTTAATTGTGCTGGTTATAAATATTTAACGGTCATAGTAAAATCATACAAGGAATGTAATGATGCAATTTTGTTGCATTACTGAGCAGTTCATCACATTGCTAattctattttatattttaacatgTATCTTGACCCTGAATGTGCTTTGATGTTTGTGAATTAGTTCCCATGTTTTATCATCACTGATTTATAATAATAACACATTCCATTTCAGATCATCACTTTTTATCTACTGTTTGAAGATAGAAGCAGTCGTTTTCTCTTTCCTGTTTTATGTTTAATCTCCAAAGATAGAAGCAGCCATTTTCTTTGTTGTTTGAAGATAGAAGCAGTCATTTTCACTTTTTATCTGTCGTCTTCGGGTGCATCCTGTTGGTGACGAAAGACGTTCAAAGACATGATGAGGATTCAGTGGATGTAAGCTTTTTTGTATGCTCACTCTTATTTCTTGTGTCAAAGCTCTTTAACTCGTTAGAAGAAGTGATTATTACCAAGATGTGTATGTCTATGAATGCAACCATCTGTTACGTAAGAAGGTTATGCCATATGAAATCTGCATCCATCTTCAAGTCATGTTTCCAGACACCTTCACCGTTGGTTTTAGAAGAATACAATTAACTTGCTTCCTATGTTGTATTTCTTTGAAATATTGTGTTTGACAGTGATTCTAAGTAGGGCTGGGTTGACAAGTCAAAGGGTCCTTACTGCAGACCGAAGTGGCATCTGAACTTCAATATAATAATTTTCGCATATCAAGCGGTCCATCGGTAGCTTCTTGAGACAGCAATTCAGCAGCTTGCACCGCAATGGAGAATGATGTTTTCAATGGCTCACTACCAATATTTAATCATGGTCATATGATTGTTGATCCAGTATCATCATACATGCTCTCAGGTCCTCTTGGACAGTCAGGCTTACCAGATCACAACAGCAACAGGCAAATATTGGCTGGAAATCCGATGGTTTCTACGTTGCAAGAAGAAGCAATTGATAGTATCTACTTGACAAAAAGTGGTGTTATGGCATGTAGTGACGTTTCATTTTCTAGAAATATTCCTCGGATCGGCAACGATTCAGTGAATGGTCCCATCGGAAATGTTGGCCTGCATGAGCATCTCCCAGAAACTTCCCTATCGGCCGCTTCGGTTGCTAACCTGTACTCTTCCACCAATTATTTGGTGGAAAATATCATCAAGGTTGGTACTGCTTCCACTTTAGATTTGCCATCCGAGGAGATGACCGTTCCTGCTTCCACTGACATCCACAATAGCCACAATTCTTCACTTTCAGCATCACCACACTGTAATTTTGGGACACAACATGATCTCAGTCTTCTTGCGCCCAAAAATGGCACTATTGGTTGTATGTGGAATCAGAACGAATTGCTCGACCATCAGGTGCTTCTAAGTAAAACATTTAGTGTGGTTCGCCCATCTTATCATGTGACAGGAAGCTCACAGCCTGGTTGGAATTTTTATGAATATGAATCAAATTGGAACTTCAACCATCCATGTGGTGATACCGCTCGAGCTCCAGGTAGCGAGCTGTCCCTAAGTCTTGGCTCCTGCCAGCCCTCTGTCACGGACATGGGGAATAATGGTGATCAATGTTCTGAATTAAGCTGCTCTGCTGTAACTCAAGTTGCATCAGCTGACAGTGTTCGCCCACCTACTGAATTACAAGCTTGCAATCATGCTATCCAAAACCCCGTTCAAGATTTTCGTTCGGGAATGACGCAAAGAGAAACTATTCCTTGTACTGAGAAGCCTTCTTTTTACCAAGGTTGTAGTCTTGTTCAGTTATCCCATATGCTGTTAGGATCAAAATATCTCCAAGCAGTCGAAGAAGTTCTTTCTGAAATTGCAACCTATGCAGTAGAAGATCTTCAAAGGGTAGATGATTCGCCAGATGAGAAGATGTCTATTTCTTCAAGCTGCTCCACCGTAAGAGAGCTTCCGATATCTGTTTCAGGAGAACTGCTGCTTTCATTTGGGGACACTGAACCCCTCGCCGGTATGGATTCCCAAAAGTTCCAGGAAGCCAATAGGAAGAAAACTGAGCTGCTATCAATGCTTCAGTTGGTAAGTGAAACTTCAtaaatacatttttttttaaatttgatggTCCATTTATTTAATTTCTAGCAGTCATTGAGATTTTCATTTTTCGAGTTCTGCAGCTTGCGTGCAGCTGCATAGTTTGGaatgataaatacttggcatagTTTAATTAGTTACTTGCATAAAATTTTCGCACATTGGTTTGATGGAGTGCCATATTAGGCTTCCTTATCTTTATTCTGAAATATCTTGGTTATCATTTGCATTCAACAA includes the following:
- the LOC135671003 gene encoding BEL1-like homeodomain protein 2 — encoded protein: MENDVFNGSLPIFNHGHMIVDPVSSYMLSGPLGQSGLPDHNSNRQILAGNPMVSTLQEEAIDSIYLTKSGVMACSDVSFSRNIPRIGNDSVNGPIGNVGLHEHLPETSLSAASVANLYSSTNYLVENIIKVGTASTLDLPSEEMTVPASTDIHNSHNSSLSASPHCNFGTQHDLSLLAPKNGTIGCMWNQNELLDHQVLLSKTFSVVRPSYHVTGSSQPGWNFYEYESNWNFNHPCGDTARAPGSELSLSLGSCQPSVTDMGNNGDQCSELSCSAVTQVASADSVRPPTELQACNHAIQNPVQDFRSGMTQRETIPCTEKPSFYQGCSLVQLSHMLLGSKYLQAVEEVLSEIATYAVEDLQRVDDSPDEKMSISSSCSTVRELPISVSGELLLSFGDTEPLAGMDSQKFQEANRKKTELLSMLQLVDHGYNRCLDQIQNVITSFICISQSGTSETHARFALRTISALYKSLRKRITSQILFISQQPSTEPMKEKERSFESSLLQKQWALQQLRKSDHQSWRPQRGLPEKSVSVLRAWMFENFLHPYPKDNDKHVLAIKSGLTRSQVSNWFINARVRLWKPMIEEMYAELNKKQ